A section of the Paenibacillus yonginensis genome encodes:
- the mobB gene encoding molybdopterin-guanine dinucleotide biosynthesis protein B: MASRKPVVLQIAGYKNSGKTTLAEYLVRYFSARGLKVGVIKHDGHEFDVDHAGTDSWRMTQAGAAAVAIASARRTAVIEEQGRSLDELLARFGEADLVIVEGFKREAYPKIVMLRSPEDLSLIRECTGIAAVVCWEALHASDAIQELGAAAAGVPGFKLGESARLAEWLAGQIGDAQHKK; the protein is encoded by the coding sequence ATGGCTTCAAGGAAACCTGTTGTACTCCAGATTGCAGGTTACAAGAACAGCGGCAAAACTACGCTGGCCGAATATCTGGTTCGCTATTTTAGCGCCAGGGGCCTGAAGGTAGGGGTAATCAAACATGATGGACATGAGTTTGACGTCGATCATGCCGGAACCGATTCCTGGCGAATGACGCAGGCCGGGGCGGCTGCCGTAGCGATTGCTTCAGCCCGCAGAACCGCAGTGATCGAAGAGCAGGGCCGTTCTCTGGACGAGCTGCTGGCCAGATTTGGCGAAGCCGATTTGGTGATCGTGGAGGGATTCAAGCGGGAGGCGTATCCCAAAATCGTGATGCTCCGCAGCCCGGAAGATTTGTCGCTTATCCGGGAATGCACCGGGATCGCAGCGGTTGTATGCTGGGAAGCCCTTCATGCTTCCGATGCGATCCAAGAATTAGGCGCCGCAGCAGCAGGGGTGCCCGGCTTCAAGCTGGGCGAATCCGCCCGCTTGGCCGAATGGCTGGCCGGGCAAATCGGGGACGCGCAGCATAAAAAATAG
- a CDS encoding dihydroorotate dehydrogenase electron transfer subunit: protein MAAALVMNNIQISSGIFRMTVQSGMGGRPGQFYMLRSKNASPLLSRPISIFNVEEDRVQFLYQVVGEGTKRLAGLRPGDEIGIEGPLGNGFPEPSGQMAFVGGGIGIAPFYYALKQWPGADIYLGFSREAYLVQEFERLSSRVIVDVGGFITDRIDLSSYDQVWVCGPQPMMLAMQRLNASSGNTGKVYVSMENRMACGIGACLVCSIRTSGGRRKSCADGPIFPVEEVVFE from the coding sequence ATGGCTGCTGCGTTGGTTATGAACAATATTCAGATAAGCTCCGGGATCTTTCGTATGACCGTGCAATCCGGTATGGGAGGCAGACCGGGTCAATTTTATATGCTGAGAAGCAAGAACGCCTCACCTCTGCTGTCTCGGCCAATCAGCATCTTCAACGTGGAGGAGGACCGGGTCCAATTCCTGTATCAGGTAGTTGGGGAAGGAACAAAACGGCTTGCCGGACTGCGCCCCGGCGACGAAATCGGGATTGAAGGGCCGCTGGGCAACGGCTTCCCGGAACCCTCCGGACAAATGGCTTTTGTTGGCGGCGGGATCGGAATCGCCCCGTTTTATTATGCGCTTAAACAATGGCCGGGGGCCGACATTTATTTGGGCTTTAGCCGCGAAGCTTACCTCGTTCAGGAATTTGAACGCTTAAGCTCCCGCGTCATTGTTGATGTCGGCGGTTTTATTACAGATCGGATCGATTTATCTTCGTATGATCAGGTTTGGGTCTGCGGTCCTCAGCCGATGATGCTGGCGATGCAGCGGCTGAACGCTTCATCAGGGAACACCGGCAAGGTTTATGTGTCTATGGAAAACCGGATGGCCTGCGGCATAGGCGCCTGTTTGGTTTGCAGCATCCGCACGAGCGGGGGACGCAGGAAATCCTGCGCGGATGGCCCGATTTTTCCGGTGGAGGAGGTGGTGTTTGAATGA
- a CDS encoding dihydroorotate dehydrogenase, which produces MIDTTCRIADVVFKNPVVMASGTFGFGREYARYYDLNKLGGLSGKGLTLHPKEGNLGLRVWETASGMLNSVGLENPGIRRFLSKEVPYWQQLDTVRIVNLGGHSIAEYEEGAQLLEQFSLSGKAAGQKAYDMIELNISCPNVKEGGMAYGIHVETAREVVMRVRRATTLPLVVKLSPNARDLVGMAVMCEEEGADGLSLVNTFSAMKIDIHKRSSVFENLYAGLSGPAIKPIALRMVHEVCKAVSIPVMGMGGISSAEDMIEFIMAGAETVQIGTHNFVNLRAGEELTAGLEAFMRREGIQSLTEIRGIL; this is translated from the coding sequence ATGATCGATACAACCTGCCGAATCGCTGACGTCGTGTTCAAGAATCCGGTTGTGATGGCGTCCGGTACATTTGGTTTTGGCCGCGAGTATGCCCGTTATTACGATCTGAACAAGCTTGGCGGCTTGTCCGGCAAAGGTTTGACGCTGCATCCCAAAGAAGGAAACCTGGGTCTGCGGGTGTGGGAGACGGCCTCGGGTATGCTGAACAGCGTAGGGTTGGAGAACCCGGGCATCCGGCGTTTCTTGTCTAAGGAAGTCCCTTATTGGCAGCAGCTGGATACCGTCAGAATCGTCAATTTAGGCGGCCACTCCATAGCAGAATATGAGGAAGGCGCGCAGCTGCTGGAGCAGTTCTCTTTGAGCGGGAAGGCTGCCGGTCAGAAGGCGTATGACATGATCGAGCTGAATATTTCCTGTCCGAATGTCAAGGAAGGCGGTATGGCTTACGGCATTCATGTCGAGACGGCACGCGAGGTGGTGATGCGGGTTCGCCGGGCAACCACGCTGCCGCTGGTGGTCAAGCTTTCGCCCAATGCCCGGGATCTGGTGGGGATGGCGGTGATGTGCGAGGAAGAAGGAGCGGACGGGCTTTCCTTGGTGAACACCTTCTCCGCTATGAAAATTGATATTCACAAGCGGAGCAGCGTTTTTGAAAATTTATACGCCGGCTTGTCAGGACCCGCCATCAAACCGATTGCGCTGCGAATGGTGCATGAGGTGTGCAAGGCGGTGTCGATCCCGGTGATGGGCATGGGCGGAATCAGCTCGGCTGAAGATATGATTGAGTTTATTATGGCCGGTGCGGAGACCGTTCAAATCGGCACCCACAATTTCGTAAACCTGCGGGCAGGTGAAGAGCTGACAGCCGGGCTGGAAGCCTTTATGCGCCGGGAAGGGATTCAATCGCTCACGGAGATCCGCGGCATCCTTTAA
- a CDS encoding polysaccharide deacetylase family protein, whose product MPNRTRYKAIMLLMLLCFIAVPVSGQEPSKEPKQKQDAPSFHQNEVHTLSLSELRRKYADTFKFKGSRAAKQIALTFDDVPDPRFTPQVLKVLKEKQVKATFFVVGSRAKKHPGLIRIIQKQGHAIGNHSYSHPVLKNLSMREFKLEIERTEYVLEQITGKKPLLIRPPYGEVNEEQVRWARHGRYKIVNWNVDSQDWKGISKEEVIRNVLDHAGPGSIILQHAGGGVGSDLSGTIEALPVIIDELKARGYRFVTVPELLHTPEYRASKASMPYPFRL is encoded by the coding sequence ATGCCGAACCGCACCCGTTATAAAGCCATTATGCTCCTGATGTTATTGTGCTTTATTGCCGTACCCGTCTCCGGCCAAGAACCTTCAAAGGAACCTAAACAGAAGCAGGACGCTCCTTCCTTTCATCAAAATGAAGTACATACGTTGTCCCTCTCCGAATTAAGACGCAAATACGCCGACACCTTTAAATTCAAAGGCTCGCGCGCAGCCAAACAAATCGCTTTGACGTTTGACGATGTGCCGGATCCGCGGTTCACCCCGCAGGTGTTAAAGGTACTTAAGGAAAAACAGGTCAAAGCTACCTTCTTTGTCGTCGGCAGCCGGGCCAAAAAACACCCCGGACTCATCCGGATCATCCAGAAACAAGGCCATGCAATCGGCAATCATTCGTACAGCCATCCTGTTCTCAAAAACTTGAGCATGCGGGAATTTAAACTCGAGATCGAACGAACCGAATATGTGCTGGAACAGATCACCGGCAAGAAGCCGCTGCTGATCCGGCCTCCCTATGGTGAAGTGAATGAGGAGCAGGTGAGATGGGCTAGGCACGGCCGTTACAAAATCGTTAATTGGAACGTGGATTCCCAGGACTGGAAAGGAATCAGCAAAGAGGAAGTCATACGCAACGTCCTTGATCATGCCGGTCCCGGCTCGATTATCCTGCAGCATGCAGGAGGCGGCGTCGGCTCCGACTTGAGCGGCACAATCGAAGCCCTGCCGGTCATCATCGACGAGCTCAAGGCCCGCGGATACCGGTTTGTAACGGTTCCCGAGCTGCTTCATACCCCGGAATACAGGGCTTCTAAAGCTTCTATGCCTTATCCCTTCAGGCTCTGA
- a CDS encoding 3D domain-containing protein yields the protein MTIKSVFTSKRKSLIGKTAALVLGLSLSLQFVPAAFAANYTAKEGDTFYLLSQRYGTTVSALMSANPSVKPTNIYAGLKLTIPGQLKAASTPKTSAAAASKAISADANALKVMSDSKVVQAWGKTFNYSKTIDVKATAYSSSADENGKWGAVDYFGNPLALGTIAVDPNVIPMGTKVLVTGHEFAGFLPKQAFVATATDQGSAIKGNRIDIFVPGSQNAVSQFGIQDIKLYVLN from the coding sequence ATGACTATCAAATCTGTATTTACGAGTAAACGGAAATCTTTAATCGGAAAAACAGCCGCATTGGTGCTGGGTCTTTCGCTTTCCCTGCAGTTTGTGCCGGCCGCTTTCGCAGCCAATTATACGGCCAAAGAAGGCGACACCTTTTATCTCTTGTCCCAACGTTACGGAACCACGGTATCGGCTCTGATGAGCGCGAATCCTTCTGTTAAACCTACCAATATCTATGCAGGCTTGAAATTGACCATTCCCGGCCAGCTGAAGGCGGCCTCGACTCCAAAAACTTCCGCTGCTGCGGCAAGCAAGGCGATCAGCGCCGATGCCAACGCGCTTAAAGTGATGTCTGACAGCAAAGTAGTACAGGCCTGGGGCAAAACCTTCAACTATTCCAAAACGATTGACGTAAAAGCAACAGCCTATTCTTCCTCTGCAGATGAGAATGGCAAATGGGGCGCAGTCGATTATTTTGGCAACCCGCTCGCCTTGGGAACGATCGCCGTAGATCCAAACGTAATCCCAATGGGAACTAAAGTGCTGGTTACCGGTCATGAGTTTGCCGGATTCCTGCCTAAACAGGCTTTTGTAGCGACGGCTACCGATCAGGGCAGCGCGATTAAAGGGAACCGGATTGATATTTTTGTACCGGGCTCCCAAAATGCGGTCAGCCAGTTCGGCATTCAGGATATCAAGCTGTATGTGCTGAATTAA
- the xerS gene encoding tyrosine recombinase XerS, which produces MNIQKGIDRGKLDEKVIHMPWFVQQFIDYKLPDLSPSTLLEYVRDYEQFFGWLRAEGLSQAESNKDVTLQELEVLHMESIVSYRLHLGTRTQGTNSRVTVSRKLSSLRSLFHYLSQIAEDEHFYPLLKRNIMAKVEVKRIHKPKDTAAKLKGKILEEDELNEFVAYIHEHYRKDIENNKQALHAFEMNRERDACIASLILNSGLRVSEVVNLNIDDLDLANKMLYVYRKGNNEETFKTPVYFREQARDDLMEYMNLRTTRYRTPKREKALFIALPNGATEGKRMTKRAIQAMIIKYAKRFGKPYLTVHKLRHSFATDYYLQNDIYKTKEQLGHASTETTEIYAHLTDKTMSEAIERRTET; this is translated from the coding sequence ATGAACATTCAAAAAGGTATCGACCGCGGCAAGCTGGATGAAAAGGTCATCCACATGCCTTGGTTTGTCCAGCAGTTTATCGACTATAAACTCCCGGATCTGTCGCCGTCCACCCTGCTGGAGTACGTCCGGGACTACGAACAATTTTTTGGCTGGCTCAGGGCGGAAGGTCTTAGCCAGGCGGAAAGCAACAAAGACGTGACGCTGCAGGAGCTTGAAGTCCTCCATATGGAGAGCATTGTCAGCTACCGCCTTCATTTAGGCACGCGAACACAAGGCACCAACAGCCGGGTTACCGTATCGCGGAAGCTCTCCTCGCTGCGCTCTTTGTTCCATTATCTAAGCCAAATTGCAGAAGACGAGCATTTCTATCCGCTGCTGAAACGCAATATTATGGCCAAGGTCGAGGTGAAGCGCATTCACAAACCCAAGGATACCGCCGCCAAACTCAAGGGCAAAATTCTTGAAGAAGATGAGCTGAATGAGTTTGTGGCTTATATCCATGAGCATTACCGCAAAGATATCGAGAACAACAAACAGGCGCTGCATGCCTTCGAAATGAACCGCGAGCGTGACGCCTGTATCGCCAGTCTGATTCTGAATTCCGGTCTCCGCGTATCCGAGGTGGTCAATTTGAACATAGATGATCTCGACTTGGCCAACAAAATGCTGTATGTGTACCGGAAAGGCAATAACGAAGAAACGTTCAAAACCCCGGTCTACTTCCGGGAACAGGCCCGTGACGACTTGATGGAATATATGAACCTGAGAACGACCCGTTACCGGACGCCCAAGCGGGAGAAAGCCCTGTTCATTGCTCTGCCCAACGGGGCAACGGAAGGCAAACGCATGACCAAACGGGCCATCCAGGCTATGATTATTAAATACGCCAAACGGTTTGGCAAACCCTATTTGACCGTTCACAAGCTGCGGCATTCGTTCGCTACCGACTATTATCTTCAGAACGATATTTACAAGACGAAAGAGCAGCTCGGCCATGCCTCAACGGAGACAACGGAAATTTATGCCCACCTGACCGACAAAACGATGTCCGAAGCGATTGAGCGCCGAACGGAAACTTAA
- a CDS encoding transporter substrate-binding domain-containing protein, whose product MKKKWGFLTICLLLTTMMLAACGQNNNNSGAGASTNTGSGNASTAPAESAGNTTGDSSGGKLILGTSADYPPFEFHIKGSDGNDQIVGIDIDIANEIAKDMGKELEIKDMQFSSLLNELSSGRVDLVISGLSPKPERAKQVDLSNIYYQAEQSIVVPESSQDKYATMESLEGKTIGVQTGSIQEDIGKGIKGAKLTSLAKISDIIMQLKSGRVDAAIIETPVAESYLKKVEGLAITSAKPTTEEDGYVIGVKKGNGDLMTKVNATLDRLKQAGKIDQFVTDANEIADQQSN is encoded by the coding sequence ATGAAGAAAAAATGGGGATTCCTCACGATCTGCCTGTTGCTGACCACAATGATGCTTGCGGCTTGCGGACAAAATAACAACAACTCTGGCGCAGGAGCCAGCACGAATACAGGAAGCGGCAATGCCAGCACGGCCCCGGCCGAAAGCGCCGGCAATACTACAGGCGACAGCAGCGGTGGAAAGCTGATTCTCGGTACTAGTGCAGACTATCCGCCGTTTGAATTTCACATTAAAGGTTCGGATGGCAATGACCAGATCGTAGGTATTGACATTGATATTGCGAACGAAATTGCCAAGGATATGGGGAAAGAGCTTGAAATTAAAGATATGCAGTTCTCCTCCCTCCTGAATGAGCTGAGCAGCGGACGTGTAGATCTGGTCATTTCGGGTCTCAGTCCTAAACCGGAACGTGCCAAGCAGGTAGACCTGTCTAACATTTATTATCAGGCCGAACAGTCGATCGTAGTTCCTGAAAGCAGCCAAGACAAATATGCTACGATGGAATCGCTGGAAGGCAAAACGATCGGTGTGCAAACCGGTTCGATCCAAGAAGACATCGGTAAAGGAATCAAAGGAGCCAAGCTGACCTCCCTGGCCAAAATCTCCGACATTATTATGCAGCTTAAGTCCGGACGCGTGGATGCGGCTATTATTGAAACTCCGGTAGCCGAATCTTATCTGAAGAAGGTTGAAGGCCTGGCGATTACATCCGCTAAACCAACGACGGAAGAGGACGGTTATGTAATCGGAGTGAAGAAAGGCAATGGCGACTTGATGACCAAAGTGAATGCCACGCTTGATCGTCTGAAACAAGCAGGCAAGATCGATCAGTTCGTCACTGATGCCAATGAAATTGCCGATCAGCAAAGCAATTAA
- a CDS encoding amino acid ABC transporter permease, translating to MKIFEIFWDYRDYFLKGLEFTLLLAAISVVGGFIVGILISLLRMSRWSILRFIGTAWVEILRGTPMIVQLFIVHYGLATTFNIKFTPFESGSITLILNSSAYLAEIFRAGIQGVDKGQTEAARSLGMSGGMTMRYIILPQALKSVLPAIGNEFVTIIKESSIVYVIGLAEIMYQTNTIITITYDGMTPYLVAALMYFILTFTLSKILNKLERKLSNRDKR from the coding sequence ATGAAAATATTTGAAATCTTTTGGGATTACCGCGATTACTTCCTTAAAGGGCTGGAATTTACGCTCCTTTTGGCTGCCATTTCGGTTGTTGGTGGTTTTATTGTGGGTATCCTCATTTCGCTGCTCAGAATGTCACGCTGGTCGATCCTGCGTTTTATTGGGACGGCATGGGTGGAAATTCTTCGGGGTACGCCGATGATCGTGCAGCTGTTTATCGTCCATTACGGATTGGCTACAACTTTTAATATCAAATTTACTCCATTTGAATCGGGCTCAATCACGCTCATTCTGAACAGTTCCGCTTATTTGGCGGAAATTTTCCGGGCAGGCATCCAAGGCGTGGACAAGGGGCAGACGGAAGCGGCTCGTTCCCTCGGGATGTCGGGCGGCATGACGATGCGATATATTATTTTGCCTCAGGCGTTAAAGAGTGTTCTGCCGGCCATCGGCAATGAATTCGTGACGATTATTAAAGAGTCTTCTATCGTGTATGTGATCGGTCTTGCCGAAATTATGTACCAAACGAACACCATTATTACGATTACTTATGACGGAATGACACCTTACCTGGTTGCTGCACTAATGTATTTCATCTTGACCTTCACCTTGTCCAAAATTCTCAATAAACTTGAAAGGAAGCTGAGTAACCGTGATAAACGTTAA
- the glp gene encoding gephyrin-like molybdotransferase Glp, with protein MNKDPMQNPKFKRSAVQPEQAQQLIMPYVKQLGTEQVPLTEARGRFLAESVRAPHPYPHFRRSGMDGYALRSEDTRGASTDQPITFEVIDAVPAGSLPNVPLRPGTAARIMTGAKVPDEADAVVMLEMTEKQEQDGRTWMTLKREISAGTNLTPVGRELQAEDLLLEAGRMISAGETTVLATFGYHQVQVRRRPRVAICSTGSELLRVEEPLQDGRIRNSNTYTLACQVQDAGGEPYILEAIADDLQLAKQRVMKALEEYDIVITTGGVSVGDYDIMADLVQGGSLNLLFNKVAMRPGSVTTAAVYKDKLLFALSGNPGACFVGFELFARPAIRGMLGAPDPYLPHMEAVLGQDYDKINNFTRFVRGSLQFKEGKVFVHPAKLDESGVMITIKDSEVLIVIPPTSTGVKAGQLVTAIRLPQGG; from the coding sequence ATGAACAAGGATCCTATGCAGAACCCTAAATTTAAACGAAGCGCCGTGCAGCCGGAGCAGGCCCAACAGCTGATCATGCCTTACGTGAAGCAGCTCGGCACGGAGCAGGTTCCATTGACAGAGGCAAGGGGGCGGTTTCTGGCCGAGTCAGTCCGCGCTCCCCATCCGTACCCTCATTTCCGCCGTTCGGGCATGGACGGTTATGCGCTGCGCAGTGAGGATACGCGAGGGGCCTCTACGGACCAGCCGATCACGTTTGAGGTGATCGACGCAGTGCCGGCAGGCTCGCTGCCAAACGTCCCGCTCCGGCCAGGCACGGCTGCCCGCATTATGACTGGCGCCAAGGTGCCGGATGAAGCCGATGCCGTAGTGATGCTGGAAATGACGGAGAAGCAGGAACAGGACGGGCGTACCTGGATGACGTTAAAAAGGGAGATATCCGCCGGAACCAACCTGACGCCTGTCGGCCGCGAGCTTCAAGCCGAAGATCTGCTGCTGGAAGCAGGCCGGATGATCTCCGCCGGGGAAACTACGGTGCTGGCTACCTTTGGTTATCATCAGGTGCAGGTCCGCCGCAGGCCCCGTGTAGCCATCTGCTCGACCGGCTCGGAGCTGCTGCGGGTCGAAGAACCCCTGCAGGATGGACGGATTCGCAACAGCAATACCTATACGCTGGCCTGCCAAGTTCAGGATGCAGGCGGAGAGCCTTATATTCTGGAAGCCATCGCAGACGATCTTCAGCTCGCCAAGCAGCGGGTCATGAAGGCGCTTGAGGAATATGATATCGTCATCACAACCGGCGGGGTATCCGTCGGCGATTATGATATTATGGCCGATCTGGTGCAGGGGGGCAGCTTGAATCTGCTGTTCAACAAGGTCGCCATGCGGCCGGGCAGCGTCACAACGGCGGCCGTTTATAAGGACAAGCTGCTGTTTGCGTTATCCGGCAATCCAGGCGCCTGTTTCGTCGGATTTGAGCTGTTTGCCCGGCCGGCCATCCGCGGCATGCTTGGCGCGCCGGATCCTTATCTGCCGCATATGGAGGCGGTGCTTGGCCAGGATTATGACAAGATCAATAACTTTACACGGTTTGTACGCGGGAGTCTGCAGTTTAAAGAAGGCAAAGTGTTTGTACATCCGGCCAAGCTTGACGAATCGGGCGTTATGATTACGATCAAGGACAGCGAGGTGCTGATCGTCATACCGCCGACCTCCACCGGCGTTAAAGCTGGTCAGCTGGTGACCGCAATCCGGCTGCCTCAAGGGGGCTGA
- a CDS encoding amino acid ABC transporter ATP-binding protein, with translation MINVNQLTKNFGQLHILKGIDLEIGKGEVVVLIGPSGSGKSTFLRCLNLLEVPTSGEIRFEGQLITDKKYDINKAREKMGMVFQHFNLFPHKSVLENITLAPVKVKKKDPAEAERHAMELLRTVGLEDKRDAYPSQLSGGQKQRIAIARALAMEPHVMLFDEPTSALDPEMVGEVLDVMKNLAEKGMTMVIVTHEMGFAREVGDRILFMDGGVILEQGSPEELFGSPKQERTRDFLSKVL, from the coding sequence GTGATAAACGTTAACCAATTAACCAAAAACTTCGGCCAGCTTCACATTCTAAAAGGCATTGATCTGGAGATCGGCAAAGGGGAAGTGGTCGTGCTGATTGGTCCCAGCGGATCGGGCAAAAGCACGTTCCTGCGCTGCCTGAACCTGCTGGAGGTGCCGACGTCCGGGGAGATCCGGTTTGAAGGCCAGCTGATTACCGATAAGAAATACGACATCAACAAAGCCCGCGAGAAGATGGGCATGGTGTTCCAGCATTTTAACCTGTTCCCTCATAAGTCCGTGCTTGAGAATATTACACTTGCTCCGGTCAAAGTGAAAAAGAAAGACCCGGCCGAAGCGGAGCGCCACGCGATGGAGCTGCTGAGAACCGTAGGGCTGGAGGATAAACGGGACGCTTATCCTTCCCAATTGTCAGGCGGCCAGAAACAGCGGATTGCGATCGCCCGTGCACTGGCTATGGAGCCGCATGTTATGCTGTTTGACGAGCCAACCTCGGCGCTGGATCCGGAAATGGTCGGAGAAGTGCTGGATGTGATGAAGAACCTGGCTGAAAAAGGCATGACCATGGTCATCGTGACACATGAAATGGGGTTCGCGCGTGAAGTCGGAGATCGCATCCTGTTTATGGATGGCGGCGTTATTTTGGAGCAGGGCTCTCCGGAAGAACTGTTCGGCAGCCCCAAGCAGGAGCGGACTCGCGATTTCCTTAGTAAAGTGCTGTAA
- a CDS encoding GNAT family N-acetyltransferase, with protein MKIVLEPVAAGQSGILHNLMQFYFYDFTAYLDIQVEDNGKFQPYPGLEKYYNGADAQYEAFLFRYGEHLAGFALVDHPPMHPDGEHYMAEFFVLKRFRRQGIGRSAAWALFDRYPGRWFISQLQANTRAQSFWRSTVSAYTSGHYREKVKQGSGNTVQFFEAEGSHNPR; from the coding sequence ATGAAAATCGTGTTGGAACCAGTTGCAGCCGGCCAATCCGGAATTCTGCACAACCTGATGCAGTTTTATTTTTATGATTTTACGGCCTATCTGGATATTCAGGTGGAAGATAACGGCAAATTCCAGCCTTATCCGGGACTTGAGAAATATTATAACGGCGCGGATGCCCAATACGAAGCCTTCCTGTTCCGTTACGGCGAGCATTTGGCCGGGTTTGCTTTGGTCGATCATCCGCCGATGCATCCGGACGGGGAGCATTATATGGCCGAGTTCTTTGTCTTAAAAAGATTCCGCCGCCAAGGCATCGGCCGCAGCGCCGCCTGGGCGCTCTTTGACCGTTACCCGGGCCGCTGGTTCATCTCCCAGCTCCAGGCGAACACCAGGGCCCAGTCCTTCTGGCGTTCAACGGTGTCTGCCTATACGTCCGGCCATTACCGGGAGAAAGTGAAGCAGGGCAGCGGGAATACGGTCCAGTTCTTCGAGGCGGAGGGCAGCCATAACCCGCGATAG